In one Terriglobales bacterium genomic region, the following are encoded:
- the rapZ gene encoding RNase adapter RapZ, whose amino-acid sequence MPASKRSKKFAKVDLGRKPIRVRKSLPGAELVVITGMSGSGKGSVLKVFEDLGYYCVDNLPVELIPSFADLVQQSQETRRAALVVDVREGTKLEKLPTILKAVKKRLPTKVLFLEATDETLLRRFSETRRPHPLGKSEPVKSSIAAERKRLQPISALADDIIDTTKFNVHELRAHINERFRREEPSRHILVSTVSFGFRNGVPEDADLVFDVRFLPNPHFVPEFRPLTGKDARVANYVRKFPQTKEFLKRINELLVYLLPHYIHEGKSYLTIAFGCTGGQHRSVMMAEEIGKHLKKAGYDVKIQHRDCPR is encoded by the coding sequence ATGCCCGCCTCAAAGAGAAGTAAGAAGTTCGCCAAAGTCGACCTTGGCCGGAAACCCATCCGAGTGCGAAAGTCGCTGCCGGGAGCCGAGCTGGTGGTGATCACCGGGATGAGCGGCTCGGGCAAGGGGTCGGTGCTGAAGGTTTTCGAAGACCTTGGCTATTACTGCGTGGACAATCTTCCGGTTGAGTTGATCCCGAGTTTCGCCGACTTGGTACAGCAGTCGCAGGAGACACGGCGGGCCGCGCTGGTGGTGGACGTGCGCGAGGGCACCAAGCTCGAGAAACTGCCGACCATCCTCAAGGCGGTAAAGAAGAGGCTGCCAACCAAGGTGCTGTTCCTGGAAGCGACGGATGAGACGTTGCTCAGGCGTTTCAGCGAGACAAGGCGGCCACATCCGCTGGGGAAATCGGAGCCGGTGAAGTCGTCGATCGCGGCGGAGCGGAAAAGGCTACAGCCGATCTCGGCGCTGGCGGACGACATCATCGACACGACGAAGTTCAATGTCCATGAACTGCGCGCGCATATCAATGAGCGATTTAGGCGGGAAGAGCCCAGCCGGCACATTCTGGTTTCGACAGTGAGCTTTGGGTTTCGAAATGGCGTGCCGGAAGATGCGGACCTGGTGTTCGATGTGCGGTTCCTGCCGAATCCGCACTTCGTGCCGGAATTCAGGCCGCTGACGGGCAAAGACGCCAGGGTTGCGAACTACGTACGGAAATTTCCGCAGACGAAGGAATTCCTGAAGCGCATCAATGAACTGCTGGTGTACCTGCTGCCGCATTACATCCACGAGGGCAAGAGCTACCTGACGATTGCGTTCGGATGTACCGGCGGACAACACCGGTCGGTAATGATGGCCGAGGAGATTGGGAAACACCTGAAGAAAGCCGG